Below is a genomic region from Rubrobacter aplysinae.
GGCGGCTAACGGTGAGCGACGGCCCGCGGCCGGGCTCCCGGATCTCCAGCAGGTACACCTTTATGCGCTGGCCGTTCTCGTAGCGCTCGGTCGGGACCTGCTCGCCCGGAGGCAGCATGGCCTCTACGCGGCCGAGGTCCACCAGCGTCATCCGCCGGTGTGACTGCTGCACGATGCCGGTGACGATGGCGCCCATGCGGCCGCCATACTCCTCCATGAGCTGCTCGTTGTGGATCTCGTTCAGCCGCTGGTAGAAGTTCTGGCGCATGACGTTGGCCAGCATCCGGGTGAGGTCTGGCGGGGTAACGTCCTCGCCGTCTTTCGTCACCACCATGTGGCCGGTCTCGTCGTCTATCGTGACCTCTGCGCCCTCGACGGCGTCCTCACGGTTCTCGTAAGCCGCCAGCAGCGACTCCTCCAAGACGCTCCGCACCGTCTCGAAGGGTATACCCTTGTCTCGTTCTATCTCTTGTAGTGCGCCTAGTAACGCTGTGTTCATGCTTGTATGTCCTCTCTGAGGTAAGCCCGGGTTACGGAGCCGAACGGCAACTCCACTTCCGCTCCCCCCTCCAAGAGTTTTAGGACGAAGCTCGACTCCCCGGTTCTGTGTATCGTGCCGGTGAAGTTACGCTGTCCGTTTATGGGCTCGCCGACCTTTATCTTTGCCTCGTGTCCCTCGAAACGCCTGAAGTGATCCGGCTTGGTCAGCGGCCGCTCTATGCCGGGAGAGGAGATCTCGACCGGCCCGTCGAATCCGGCCCCGTCGAGCGCCGGTCCGACCGTGGAGGCGAGCCGGGAGCAGTACTCGTGGTCCACCTCGCCGCCTTCCCGGTCGACGAGCAGCGTCAACGCGGGACCCCCGGAGAAACGAGCCTCTACGAGCTCCGCCTCCTCGGGCAACGACTCTTCGACGACCTGAGCCAGCCTCTCCAACCGTGCCGTACCTTCTCACCTCGCTTTTCGGGATCTTCGTGATCCGCTTTGATCCGCTTCTAACCACCGTTTTCAGACGTTAAAAAAGCAACGGGTCCGAAGACCCCTTGCTCCGTCCAACGCTTAGATTATACAGCAGCGGCACCCAGTTACAATGAGGCGGGACACTACAGAGCGCACGGCCCGAAGCTACGTCATAGCCGGTTCGCCCGCTACCGTTATCCCCCTAGGGGCTACTTCCAG
It encodes:
- a CDS encoding ribosome maturation factor RimP yields the protein MERLAQVVEESLPEEAELVEARFSGGPALTLLVDREGGEVDHEYCSRLASTVGPALDGAGFDGPVEISSPGIERPLTKPDHFRRFEGHEAKIKVGEPINGQRNFTGTIHRTGESSFVLKLLEGGAEVELPFGSVTRAYLREDIQA